One window from the genome of Xiphophorus hellerii strain 12219 chromosome 16, Xiphophorus_hellerii-4.1, whole genome shotgun sequence encodes:
- the LOC116735334 gene encoding tryptase-2-like translates to MAVGKLLALLVLLQCSAALMGAAVRSSIIGGGDAPKGRWPGLVYLDIKTDSGERKWHCSGSILNQKWIMTAGRCWDDELRTRWDRTGVWIGTYELGMPSERYMNVDLVDRLPEFRADGNGFVNDIALLRLKYPLEFSKNVAPVDLPNDDDIFDSSSECWIAGWGDIGKVPLPGTKPLQEVQISILPRKDCKAKYPTMTDAMLCAGDPKGKKNPCDGDYGDPLMCRTARGFVQVGIMSYGSPNGCEVAGFPSIYTRVSSFMGYIKDRMKQLDEELASD, encoded by the exons ATGGCTGTGGGTAAACTGCTcgctctgctggttctgctccaGTGCTCTGCAG ctttGATGGGAGCTGCAGTGAGGAGCTCCATCATTGGTGGGGGGGACGCCCCAAAAGGCAGGTGGCCTGGTTTGGTCTACCTTGACATCAAGACAGACAGTGGGGAGAGAAAGTGGCACTGCAGTGGTTCAATTCTCAATCAGAAGTGGATCATGACTGCTGGGCGCTGCTGGGATGA TGAACTGAGGACCAGGTGGGATCGAACAGGAGTGTGGATCGGCACATATGAGCTGGGCATGCCATCTGAACGTTACATGAATGTAGACCTTGTTGATCGTCTACCTGAGTTCAGGGCTGATGGCAATGGCTTCGTCAATGACATCGCGCTGTTAAGGTTAAAATACCCTTTAGAGTTCTCTAAGAACGTTGCTCCAGTGGACTTACCCAATGATGATGACATCTTCGATTCTTCCTCTGAGTGTTGGATCGCAGGCTGGGGTGATATTGGCAaag TTCCTCTACCAGGAACAAAACCTCTTCAGGAGGTGCAGATTTCCATCTTGCCTCGGAAAGATTGTAAAGCCAAATATCCGACCATGACTGATGCGATGTTGTGTGCAGGCGACCCTAAAGGGAAAAAGAACCCCTGTGAC GGTGACTACGGCGACCCGCTCATGTGCCGCACAGCCAGAGGCTTTGTGCAGGTGGGAATCATGAGTTATGGGAGTCCTAATGGTTGTGAGGTTGCCGGCTTTCCTAGCATCTACACACGAGTCTCCAGTTTTATGGGTTACATCAAAGATCGCATGAAGCAACTTGATGAAGAATTAGCCTCTGACTAA
- the LOC116735333 gene encoding tryptase-2-like isoform X1, whose product MAVGKLLALLVLLQCSAALMGAGVRSSFIGGGDAPKGRWPGLVYIDIKTDSGERKWHCSGSILNQKWIMTAGRCWDDELRSRWDRTGVWIGTYELDKPSERYMEVNLIVRNPEFRVTGNGFINDIALIKLKDPLKFSKNVAPVNLPKDDDIFDSSSECWIAGWWGKINVWGEKSNTLQEMEVRIVGQTRCEATFPDLSDNMLCAGSPAGGKYCCNCVNFQHPPGDHGGPLMCQTAGGFVQVGIMSFHSPDDCRTPDRFGIYTQVSSYMDFIMTYIIFG is encoded by the exons ATGGCTGTGGGTAAACTGCTcgctctgctggttctgctccaGTGCTCTGCAG ctttGATGGGAGCTGGAGTGAGGAGCTCCTTCATTGGTGGGGGGGACGCCCCAAAAGGCAGGTGGCCTGGTTTGGTCTACATTGACATCAAGACAGACAGTGGGGAGAGAAAGTGGCACTGCAGTGGTTCAATTCTCAATCAGAAGTGGATCATGACTGCTGGGCGCTGCTGGGATGA TGAACTGAGGTCCAGGTGGGATCGAACAGGAGTGTGGATCGGCACATATGAGCTGGACAAGCCATCTGAACGTTACATGGAAGTAAACCTCATTGTTCGTAATCCTGAGTTCAGGGTTACTGGCAATGGCTTCATCAATGACATTGCGCTGATAAAGTTAAAAGACCCTTTAAAATTCTCTAAGAACGTTGCTCCAGTGAACTTACCCAAAGACGATGACATCTTCGATTCTTCCTCTGAGTGTTGGATCGCAGGCTGGTGGGGAAAAATCAATG TCTGGGGTGAGAAATCAAACACTCTACAGGAGATGGAGGTTCGAATTGTGGGTCAGACTAGATGTGAAGCTACGTTTCCAGACCTGAGTGACAACATGCTGTGTGCAGGCAGTCCTGCTGGAGGAAAATATTGCTGCAAC TGTGTCAACTTTCAGCATCCACCAGGAGACCATGGCGGCCCGCTCATGTGCCAAACAGCTGGCGGCTTTGTGCAGGTGGGAATCATGAGCTTTCACAGTCCGGATGATTGTCGTACCCCAGACCGCTTTGGAATCTACACTCAAGTCTCTAGTTATATGGACTTCATCATGACATACATTATTTTTGGCTAA
- the LOC116735333 gene encoding tryptase-2-like isoform X2 codes for MAVGKLLALLVLLQCSAALMGAGVRSSFIGGGDAPKGRWPGLVYIDIKTDSGERKWHCSGSILNQKWIMTAGRCWDDELRSRWDRTGVWIGTYELDKPSERYMEVNLIVRNPEFRVTGNGFINDIALIKLKDPLKFSKNVAPVNLPKDDDIFDSSSECWIAGWWGKINVWGEKSNTLQEMEVRIVGQTRCEATFPDLSDNMLCAGSPAGGKYCCNHPPGDHGGPLMCQTAGGFVQVGIMSFHSPDDCRTPDRFGIYTQVSSYMDFIMTYIIFG; via the exons ATGGCTGTGGGTAAACTGCTcgctctgctggttctgctccaGTGCTCTGCAG ctttGATGGGAGCTGGAGTGAGGAGCTCCTTCATTGGTGGGGGGGACGCCCCAAAAGGCAGGTGGCCTGGTTTGGTCTACATTGACATCAAGACAGACAGTGGGGAGAGAAAGTGGCACTGCAGTGGTTCAATTCTCAATCAGAAGTGGATCATGACTGCTGGGCGCTGCTGGGATGA TGAACTGAGGTCCAGGTGGGATCGAACAGGAGTGTGGATCGGCACATATGAGCTGGACAAGCCATCTGAACGTTACATGGAAGTAAACCTCATTGTTCGTAATCCTGAGTTCAGGGTTACTGGCAATGGCTTCATCAATGACATTGCGCTGATAAAGTTAAAAGACCCTTTAAAATTCTCTAAGAACGTTGCTCCAGTGAACTTACCCAAAGACGATGACATCTTCGATTCTTCCTCTGAGTGTTGGATCGCAGGCTGGTGGGGAAAAATCAATG TCTGGGGTGAGAAATCAAACACTCTACAGGAGATGGAGGTTCGAATTGTGGGTCAGACTAGATGTGAAGCTACGTTTCCAGACCTGAGTGACAACATGCTGTGTGCAGGCAGTCCTGCTGGAGGAAAATATTGCTGCAAC CATCCACCAGGAGACCATGGCGGCCCGCTCATGTGCCAAACAGCTGGCGGCTTTGTGCAGGTGGGAATCATGAGCTTTCACAGTCCGGATGATTGTCGTACCCCAGACCGCTTTGGAATCTACACTCAAGTCTCTAGTTATATGGACTTCATCATGACATACATTATTTTTGGCTAA